The uncultured Methanobrevibacter sp. genome includes a window with the following:
- the atwA gene encoding methyl coenzyme M reductase system, component A2, which translates to MDFITLKNITKTFDDVDVLKDINLKINEGETLGILGRSGSGKSVLINMLRGTKEYAPDAGNIILNIAVCPDCLAVESPSHEGEKCHCGGTYELKEVDFFKAERKLFASIKRRISIMLQRNFALYDEETVIENVMRAMPETVDYEEGLYAALELLEMVQMNHRITHIARDLSGGEKQRVVLARQLAKNPMMFLADEPTGTLDPQTAVKLHNTLKEGVKDKNITMLITSHWPEVMTELADNVIWLENGQIKEEGEPQTVVDHFLETVPVPKKPEIPEFGEEEVILEDVKKHYYSIERGVVKAVDGIDLKIHKEEIFGLVGLSGSGKTTTTRMLIGLTEPSSGDIQIKLGDEWIDMTKGGPLNRGRIVPYLGLLHQEYSLYPHRTILGNLTDAISLNLPAEFGKIKAIHALTTVGFDEHEATIILDKYPDQLSVGEKHRIALAQVLIKEPKIIVLDEPTGTMDPITRVHVTDSILKARTELEQTFIIVSHDMDFVLDVCDRAALMRGGKLLDVGTPEEIVDQLTPDEKEDMLKDR; encoded by the coding sequence ATGGATTTCATAACTCTTAAGAATATTACAAAAACATTTGATGATGTTGACGTTCTTAAAGATATTAATTTAAAGATTAATGAAGGAGAGACTTTAGGTATATTGGGACGTAGTGGAAGCGGTAAATCTGTTTTAATCAATATGCTTAGGGGAACTAAGGAATATGCCCCTGATGCAGGTAATATTATATTGAATATTGCTGTTTGTCCAGATTGTTTGGCTGTTGAATCTCCGTCTCATGAGGGAGAAAAATGTCATTGTGGCGGAACATATGAACTGAAAGAAGTGGATTTCTTCAAAGCTGAGAGAAAACTGTTTGCAAGTATTAAAAGAAGAATTTCCATCATGCTTCAACGTAACTTCGCATTGTATGATGAAGAGACCGTTATTGAAAATGTTATGAGGGCAATGCCTGAAACCGTTGATTATGAAGAAGGTTTATATGCTGCTTTAGAATTATTAGAAATGGTTCAGATGAACCATAGGATTACTCACATTGCACGTGATTTGAGTGGTGGAGAAAAACAGAGAGTAGTGCTTGCAAGACAACTGGCTAAAAATCCGATGATGTTTTTAGCGGATGAGCCAACAGGTACACTTGACCCTCAAACTGCTGTAAAACTTCACAATACCTTAAAAGAAGGTGTTAAAGATAAAAACATTACTATGTTGATCACTTCTCACTGGCCGGAAGTTATGACTGAACTTGCAGATAATGTAATCTGGTTGGAAAACGGTCAAATCAAGGAAGAAGGCGAACCTCAAACTGTAGTTGACCATTTCCTGGAAACAGTTCCTGTTCCTAAAAAACCTGAAATTCCTGAATTCGGTGAAGAGGAAGTAATTTTAGAGGATGTTAAAAAACATTATTATTCCATTGAACGTGGTGTAGTTAAAGCGGTTGATGGAATTGACTTGAAAATTCACAAGGAAGAAATTTTCGGTCTTGTTGGATTAAGTGGTTCAGGTAAGACAACCACTACCAGAATGCTCATCGGATTAACCGAACCAAGTAGCGGAGACATTCAAATCAAACTTGGTGATGAATGGATCGACATGACAAAAGGAGGTCCTCTCAACCGTGGACGTATTGTTCCATACCTTGGATTATTGCACCAGGAATACTCCTTATATCCTCACAGAACAATTCTCGGTAACCTGACCGATGCTATCAGTTTAAACTTGCCTGCAGAATTCGGTAAGATTAAGGCCATTCACGCATTGACTACTGTAGGATTTGATGAACATGAAGCCACAATAATTTTGGATAAGTATCCTGACCAATTGAGTGTAGGAGAAAAACACAGGATTGCACTGGCACAGGTTTTAATCAAAGAACCAAAAATCATTGTGTTGGACGAACCTACAGGTACAATGGACCCTATTACTCGTGTTCATGTTACTGATTCAATCTTAAAAGCTCGTACAGAATTAGAACAAACTTTCATTATTGTTTCTCACGATATGGACTTTGTTTTAGATGTCTGTGACAGGGCTGCTTTAATGAGAGGAGGAAAACTCTTGGATGTTGGTACTCCTGAAGAGATTGTTGATCAATTAACTCCAGATGAAAAAGAAG
- a CDS encoding MJ0144 family RNA dihydrouridine synthase-like protein, with amino-acid sequence MAGITDADFLNKVIPLGFDVATLGGYSLDSPTINASKMIIERGRKEFDFPLDEIFTHIENEANFIKSVHSAVKVSANVRATTPQPIIDAGNIESLDIVEINCHCRQKEIVDIGCGQEMLHREDLGDFISQIVDNVDSEVSVKIRANVEGVDTVEIATLIEDAGADYLHVDAMKKGVFEADWKLLSEICGNVNLKVIGNNSVNSKENLQKMIGTGVDGFSIARGVISGNLDFNIVNF; translated from the coding sequence ATGGCTGGAATAACTGACGCTGATTTTTTAAATAAAGTTATTCCTCTTGGCTTTGATGTGGCTACTTTAGGTGGATACAGTTTGGATTCACCTACAATCAATGCAAGTAAAATGATCATCGAAAGGGGAAGAAAGGAATTTGACTTCCCATTAGATGAAATTTTTACTCATATTGAAAACGAAGCTAATTTTATAAAGAGTGTTCACAGTGCCGTAAAGGTATCTGCCAATGTGCGTGCAACAACTCCTCAACCGATTATTGATGCGGGCAATATTGAAAGTTTGGATATTGTTGAGATAAATTGTCATTGTCGCCAAAAGGAAATTGTTGATATTGGATGCGGTCAGGAAATGTTGCATCGTGAGGATTTGGGCGATTTTATTTCTCAGATTGTTGATAATGTGGACAGTGAAGTTTCAGTAAAGATCCGTGCAAATGTTGAAGGGGTTGATACTGTTGAAATTGCAACTCTGATTGAAGATGCGGGAGCGGATTACCTTCATGTTGATGCGATGAAAAAAGGTGTCTTTGAAGCGGACTGGAAACTTTTGTCTGAAATTTGCGGTAATGTTAACTTGAAGGTTATTGGGAACAATTCTGTTAACAGTAAGGAAAATCTTCAAAAAATGATTGGTACTGGTGTAGATGGTTTTTCAATAGCTCGGGGTGTTATTTCGGGAAATCTCGATTTTAACATTGTTAATTTTTAA
- a CDS encoding GTP cyclohydrolase III, protein MIQMTLIQIDNYGPWTVTPRPRTESDLQMLQANLFADLNNHFGNKKGLVFFTRFDNLLAISNGLDEEDHLRIQRSIRNRYPITVSMGVGAAETPHEAQKLATIALQKAGSAQSGERKEILAIDSLVSEEDSYVQAAHIDINSVTETLTDIESAFDTSFMVNKAQHYLMTKLIKKGALLFFIGGDNFMSPCNGLTEKEIEDIMVEIDEEIGIKLKAGIGRGKNAEDAAYMADIGLEEIRAHNNEMWTWVIEKEY, encoded by the coding sequence ATGATACAAATGACATTAATACAAATTGACAATTACGGTCCTTGGACTGTTACTCCAAGACCTAGAACTGAATCTGACTTGCAAATGTTACAGGCGAATTTATTTGCTGATTTAAATAATCATTTTGGAAATAAGAAAGGTTTAGTTTTCTTTACAAGATTTGACAATTTACTTGCAATTTCAAATGGTCTTGATGAAGAGGACCATTTAAGAATTCAAAGATCAATTAGAAACAGATACCCAATCACTGTAAGTATGGGTGTTGGTGCTGCAGAAACTCCTCATGAAGCACAGAAATTAGCTACCATTGCACTTCAAAAAGCAGGCAGTGCTCAATCCGGTGAAAGAAAAGAAATTTTGGCTATAGATAGTTTGGTTTCAGAGGAAGACAGTTATGTTCAGGCAGCTCACATTGACATTAACAGTGTAACTGAAACATTAACCGACATTGAATCTGCTTTCGATACAAGTTTCATGGTTAACAAGGCTCAACATTACCTGATGACCAAATTAATCAAAAAAGGGGCATTGCTCTTCTTCATTGGTGGGGACAATTTCATGTCACCATGTAACGGCTTAACAGAAAAAGAAATCGAAGACATCATGGTTGAAATCGATGAAGAAATCGGTATTAAACTTAAAGCAGGTATCGGTAGAGGTAAAAACGCTGAAGATGCCGCTTATATGGCCGATATAGGTCTTGAAGAAATCAGAGCTCACAATAATGAAATGTGGACTTGGGTCATAGAAAAAGAATATTAA
- the cofD gene encoding 2-phospho-L-lactate transferase: MITVLSGGTGTPKLIQGIKEIVDPSDLTIIVNTLENDYFSGVYVSADIDTVMYTMADMINDETWYGVKDDTFITNERLAEIGCPELLRIGDIDRATKIQKTQLMEKYGLLRACEIQSENMGIKSKILPMSEEESEIKIISDMGELEFHDFLIKHQSEPEVLDLKFSNVNPSNGVVDAIKNSDAVIIGPSNPITSILPILSLSGVREALKETYVVAVSPIIGNEAVSGPASKFMNALDIEVSSVGVADLYKDFLDNFVIDDKDSNLNSQLKQIVNKVTITNTIMNSLDAKKNLAQIIIDSIP; this comes from the coding sequence ATGATTACTGTTTTATCTGGGGGAACCGGTACTCCAAAATTGATTCAGGGAATAAAGGAAATAGTTGATCCGAGTGACTTGACAATAATTGTAAACACCTTGGAAAACGATTATTTTTCAGGCGTCTATGTTTCAGCCGACATTGATACTGTAATGTATACAATGGCGGACATGATTAATGATGAGACCTGGTATGGCGTTAAGGATGATACTTTCATCACCAATGAAAGGCTTGCTGAAATTGGCTGTCCTGAACTGCTCAGAATTGGAGACATCGACCGTGCAACTAAAATACAAAAGACCCAATTGATGGAGAAATATGGTCTTTTAAGAGCCTGTGAGATTCAATCAGAAAATATGGGCATAAAATCCAAAATCCTTCCGATGAGTGAGGAGGAATCCGAAATCAAAATCATTTCTGATATGGGGGAATTGGAGTTCCATGATTTCTTAATAAAGCATCAAAGCGAACCTGAAGTTTTGGACCTTAAGTTTTCCAATGTGAATCCCTCAAATGGTGTTGTTGATGCAATAAAAAACTCAGATGCGGTAATTATTGGACCTTCAAATCCAATCACTTCAATTTTACCAATTTTGTCACTATCTGGTGTTAGGGAAGCATTAAAGGAAACTTATGTTGTTGCAGTTTCACCAATAATTGGCAATGAGGCTGTTTCAGGTCCCGCATCCAAATTTATGAATGCTTTGGATATTGAAGTTTCATCAGTTGGTGTGGCAGATTTATACAAAGATTTCCTTGACAATTTTGTTATAGATGATAAGGATTCAAATTTAAATTCACAATTAAAGCAAATAGTTAATAAGGTAACAATTACAAATACTATAATGAATAGTTTAGATGCTAAGAAAAATTTAGCACAAATAATTATAGATAGTATTCCTTAA
- a CDS encoding coenzyme F420-0:L-glutamate ligase, whose protein sequence is MIIMTIELFGLENIPIIDGDSDISQIIKDAIEKQGCGLKHGDIVLIAETLISKAEENFIELDDLTPSGFAIRLANESGKDPRLVEAILNESNEVVRVGPNFIITETKHGFVCANAGIDESNVGDGLATPMPQDADKSAREIRESLENAFDEEIAVIITDTQGRAFRFGAIGTAIGCSGISPIWKRVGEKDLYGRELETTEIATCDELAAAASLIMGQADEGLPVVIIRGFNAFDTLRNVDSNIKSVLMPKKADVFRK, encoded by the coding sequence ATGATTATTATGACTATTGAATTATTTGGATTAGAGAATATTCCTATTATTGATGGGGATAGTGATATTTCTCAGATTATTAAGGACGCTATTGAAAAGCAGGGTTGTGGTTTAAAACATGGGGATATTGTTTTGATTGCTGAAACCTTGATTTCAAAAGCAGAAGAAAATTTCATCGAACTCGATGATTTGACACCTTCCGGCTTTGCAATCAGACTTGCAAATGAATCAGGAAAGGACCCAAGACTTGTTGAAGCTATTTTAAATGAATCAAATGAAGTTGTTCGTGTAGGGCCTAATTTTATCATAACCGAAACAAAACACGGCTTTGTTTGTGCTAATGCAGGTATTGATGAGTCCAATGTTGGGGATGGCCTTGCCACTCCTATGCCACAGGATGCCGACAAGTCTGCAAGGGAAATCCGTGAATCTTTGGAAAATGCATTCGATGAGGAAATTGCAGTCATCATCACTGACACTCAGGGAAGGGCATTCAGATTTGGGGCAATAGGTACTGCGATTGGTTGTTCTGGTATTTCTCCAATTTGGAAACGTGTTGGTGAAAAAGATTTGTATGGAAGGGAACTTGAAACAACTGAAATCGCAACCTGTGATGAATTGGCTGCGGCTGCTTCACTAATTATGGGTCAGGCCGATGAAGGTCTTCCAGTTGTAATTATTCGTGGTTTCAACGCTTTTGATACTTTGAGGAATGTTGATTCAAATATTAAATCTGTTTTAATGCCTAAAAAGGCAGATGTATTTAGGAAATGA
- a CDS encoding IMP cyclohydrolase: protein MYTGRILSTGMNCDGKPFVAYRVSSRSFPNRRCLKFDNRAAVVPKEGFEKDIYENTYITYNSIRIVRDMAIVSNGSHTDVIADKIALGMNIKDAIAYSLLTMDYEKDDYNTPRIAAVVTSTNKKEEYGCYVGIANDKKLLVEQVPYGDAVFISTYGSQVHDKVDFEAKNSEEAAKYIFDEGTFANYEKPVTSCAAVFDGEWTIDVYNP from the coding sequence ATGTATACGGGTAGAATTTTATCAACTGGTATGAATTGTGACGGTAAACCTTTTGTGGCATACAGGGTATCAAGCAGGTCATTTCCTAATAGGAGATGTCTGAAATTTGATAATCGTGCGGCTGTTGTTCCAAAGGAAGGTTTTGAAAAGGATATTTATGAGAACACATATATCACTTATAATAGTATTCGTATTGTAAGGGATATGGCAATTGTTTCCAATGGTTCTCATACTGATGTTATAGCAGACAAAATTGCTTTGGGAATGAATATCAAGGATGCAATCGCTTATTCATTGCTCACTATGGATTATGAAAAGGATGACTATAACACTCCAAGGATTGCTGCTGTTGTCACATCAACAAACAAGAAAGAGGAATATGGCTGTTATGTTGGAATTGCCAACGACAAGAAACTGTTAGTTGAACAGGTGCCATATGGTGATGCGGTATTTATCTCAACATATGGTAGTCAGGTTCATGACAAAGTTGATTTTGAAGCTAAGAACTCTGAAGAAGCTGCAAAATACATTTTTGATGAAGGTACCTTTGCAAATTATGAAAAACCGGTAACTTCTTGCGCTGCTGTTTTTGATGGAGAATGGACTATTGATGTCTATAATCCATAA
- a CDS encoding biopolymer transporter ExbD: MAIDVKKHKKKFLDQKPSINLVPFIDILFTIMIFLVVTSNFSATDVQTDTADQVEDASGKPNVTDVSGDQEYYVMPVANLHKVTVNGQDRSDSIAGSAVGVQANVIDQGQVVIKPGEIVITTPPGVPPEKAVQRPEL; encoded by the coding sequence ATGGCTATTGATGTAAAAAAACATAAAAAGAAATTTTTAGATCAAAAACCAAGTATTAATTTAGTTCCTTTTATTGATATTCTTTTTACAATAATGATTTTCTTAGTAGTTACCAGTAATTTTTCAGCAACAGATGTGCAGACAGATACTGCAGACCAAGTTGAAGACGCAAGTGGAAAACCTAATGTAACTGATGTTTCTGGGGACCAGGAATATTATGTTATGCCAGTAGCTAATTTGCATAAGGTTACTGTCAACGGTCAGGATCGCTCGGATTCGATAGCCGGCAGTGCTGTAGGTGTACAGGCAAATGTTATAGATCAGGGACAAGTTGTCATTAAACCTGGTGAGATTGTAATTACCACTCCTCCTGGAGTTCCACCAGAAAAAGCTGTTCAACGTCCAGAACTTTAA
- a CDS encoding MotA/TolQ/ExbB proton channel family protein — translation MIIEYIMPIIDGLMDIFTQGGIITYIILFVGIYGLIISLRKIAYLRKISRVDTTEIFGVVTSSMERGGAVEALKQINGFKNPISRIISETLKIGYKNKTEVEESMEQIFIVEVAKMTKGLNTIKTLTELAPFLGLIGTVIGIWMTFKSLGVNPDSAAMAEGIYVALTTTIMGLLVAIVLLPLYTYIQGLIEAEMDKIELATKMTNWGYAVVKVRVDSNVECALEALQEAEGVVNTRLISDPYANIKVSFKPSMLDKSIANIILEKCNVNAEITESKLRQ, via the coding sequence ATGATTATTGAGTATATTATGCCTATTATTGATGGACTAATGGATATTTTTACTCAAGGGGGAATTATTACATATATAATTCTTTTTGTTGGTATTTATGGTCTGATTATTTCATTAAGAAAAATAGCATATCTTAGAAAGATTAGTAGAGTTGATACTACTGAGATATTCGGTGTAGTAACCTCATCTATGGAAAGGGGCGGAGCTGTCGAAGCTTTAAAACAGATTAATGGTTTTAAAAATCCTATTTCTAGAATTATTTCTGAAACTCTCAAAATCGGTTATAAGAATAAGACCGAGGTTGAGGAAAGTATGGAGCAGATTTTCATTGTTGAAGTTGCTAAGATGACTAAAGGTTTGAATACAATTAAAACACTTACAGAGCTTGCTCCATTTTTAGGTTTAATCGGTACTGTTATTGGTATCTGGATGACTTTTAAATCTTTAGGTGTTAATCCGGACTCTGCCGCTATGGCGGAAGGTATTTATGTTGCTTTGACAACCACAATCATGGGACTTCTGGTAGCTATTGTATTATTACCTCTGTATACCTATATTCAAGGTCTTATTGAAGCGGAAATGGATAAAATTGAACTCGCTACAAAAATGACCAACTGGGGATATGCGGTAGTTAAAGTTAGAGTTGACTCCAATGTGGAATGTGCACTGGAAGCTTTGCAGGAAGCTGAAGGTGTTGTAAATACCAGACTGATTTCAGACCCTTACGCTAATATTAAAGTTTCTTTTAAGCCAAGTATGTTGGATAAAAGTATTGCAAATATTATTTTAGAGAAATGTAATGTTAATGCTGAAATTACTGAGAGTAAATTGAGACAATAA
- the rnhB gene encoding ribonuclease HII, with the protein MDILGIDEAGRGSVLGPMVIAGVIVPEKMEKVLDRMGVKDSKRLTPNRRTILSRKLKKMFEYDMIIITAREIDEMRADGINLNEIEKNAMEELILRLKPEKAIVDAVDVKAERFQENLRKDTGYDIISEHKADDTYIQVSAASIIAKAERDAQIAEINKEFIKSGGIGSGYPSDPTTKKFLTNYTYDEMPDFVRRSWNTVAKMK; encoded by the coding sequence ATGGATATTTTAGGCATTGATGAAGCGGGTAGAGGATCTGTTTTAGGTCCTATGGTAATTGCCGGAGTGATAGTTCCTGAAAAGATGGAAAAGGTCCTTGACCGTATGGGCGTTAAGGATTCAAAAAGATTGACTCCAAACCGCCGTACCATATTGTCCCGTAAGTTAAAGAAGATGTTTGAATATGACATGATTATAATTACTGCTCGTGAAATCGATGAGATGAGAGCAGATGGCATCAATTTGAATGAAATTGAAAAAAATGCCATGGAAGAACTTATTTTAAGATTAAAACCTGAAAAGGCAATTGTTGACGCAGTCGATGTGAAGGCTGAAAGGTTTCAGGAAAATCTCAGAAAAGATACAGGATATGATATCATATCTGAACATAAGGCTGATGATACCTATATTCAGGTTAGTGCGGCATCCATTATTGCAAAGGCAGAAAGGGATGCTCAAATTGCAGAAATAAATAAGGAATTTATCAAATCTGGAGGCATAGGTTCCGGATATCCGTCAGATCCAACCACAAAAAAATTCCTCACTAACTATACTTATGATGAAATGCCTGACTTTGTTAGAAGGTCATGGAATACCGTTGCAAAAATGAAATAA
- a CDS encoding rod shape-determining protein gives MNIFGNEDEEPQTEDTKIISNSLGIDLGTLNTVIAKPSGDKFDLYQIPSVVAVKKDDPAEVLAVGEEAKKMLGRTPEDILAVRPLKKGVIENVVQAQALLIKAMQIGINEGETVGRIVIGIPGDASEVEKNAAEEIGRKAGAQNILVISEGLAAAIGAGLPIAEPNGTMVVDIGAGSTDIVIISLGGINDIETVRCGGDDVDNKIVELVAEKYDVAIGIHDAESAKIEVGMVHCSEQLENLSVEIIGKSLETNRPKKVVIDSMLVADAVEPFMQQIVDGLNVILERLSPELMMGVYNNAVAVGGSSRLRGLKERIFDEIAIPIEISEDPMTVVAKGTAIVAAEPLALEPEVRLRAMK, from the coding sequence ATGAATATTTTTGGAAATGAAGATGAAGAACCACAAACTGAAGACACTAAAATCATTAGTAACAGTTTAGGAATAGATTTAGGAACTTTAAATACAGTAATTGCAAAACCGTCAGGTGACAAATTTGACTTATATCAAATTCCATCTGTTGTTGCAGTTAAAAAAGACGATCCTGCTGAAGTATTAGCAGTGGGTGAAGAAGCTAAAAAAATGCTTGGAAGAACTCCTGAAGACATTTTAGCAGTAAGGCCTTTGAAAAAAGGAGTTATTGAAAATGTTGTACAGGCACAGGCATTACTCATAAAAGCAATGCAAATTGGTATTAATGAAGGTGAAACTGTAGGAAGAATCGTTATCGGTATTCCTGGTGATGCATCTGAAGTGGAAAAAAATGCTGCTGAAGAAATCGGAAGGAAAGCTGGTGCACAAAACATTCTTGTAATCAGTGAAGGACTTGCAGCAGCTATCGGTGCAGGTTTGCCAATCGCAGAACCAAACGGTACTATGGTTGTGGATATCGGTGCAGGTTCAACTGATATTGTAATCATTTCCCTTGGTGGTATTAATGATATTGAAACCGTTAGATGTGGTGGAGATGACGTTGATAACAAAATCGTAGAACTTGTAGCAGAAAAATACGATGTAGCTATTGGTATTCATGATGCAGAATCCGCGAAAATCGAAGTTGGAATGGTGCACTGTTCCGAACAACTTGAAAACTTAAGTGTTGAAATCATTGGTAAATCCTTAGAAACCAATAGACCTAAAAAAGTTGTCATCGATTCAATGCTCGTTGCTGATGCAGTAGAACCATTCATGCAACAAATTGTTGATGGTTTGAATGTTATTTTAGAAAGATTATCTCCGGAATTAATGATGGGTGTTTACAATAACGCCGTTGCTGTTGGTGGAAGCTCAAGACTTCGTGGATTAAAAGAAAGAATCTTTGATGAGATTGCTATACCAATAGAAATTTCCGAAGACCCAATGACTGTTGTAGCAAAAGGTACTGCAATCGTTGCTGCAGAACCGTTAGCTTTAGAACCTGAAGTCCGTCTTAGGGCTATGAAATAA
- a CDS encoding archaetidylserine synthase: MHDINTKMKSFIAISDIISLLNMSSGFLSILSSINNDFKLAATLMIIAIMFDSADGWVARKTNRQDEFGFGKNIDSLSDIVSFGVAPAVFLYSCTNTTPGIFQTIVIVISLLIVICGVLRLTRYNVISDKINSSDFIGFPIPGISFVLATFYLSGLYNPYIALVLSIIISFLMICNIRYPKFDNMALIAISAVLIILLILPINLILFNINIPALILLLFCLYYLLINLIKH; encoded by the coding sequence ATGCATGACATTAACACTAAAATGAAAAGTTTTATTGCAATATCCGACATCATATCCCTACTGAATATGAGTTCAGGGTTTTTATCAATTCTAAGTTCAATAAACAATGACTTCAAACTAGCTGCAACCCTTATGATCATTGCAATCATGTTTGACTCTGCTGATGGTTGGGTAGCAAGAAAAACAAATAGACAGGACGAATTTGGCTTCGGGAAAAACATCGATTCACTATCGGACATCGTTTCATTCGGAGTAGCACCTGCAGTATTTCTTTACAGTTGCACAAACACCACCCCAGGCATTTTCCAGACAATAGTAATTGTTATCAGCCTATTAATTGTCATTTGTGGAGTTCTAAGGTTGACAAGATATAATGTAATTTCGGATAAAATCAATTCCTCTGATTTCATTGGATTTCCAATTCCTGGAATTTCATTTGTCCTTGCCACATTTTACCTAAGCGGATTGTACAATCCCTACATTGCACTGGTACTGAGCATCATCATCTCATTTTTGATGATTTGCAACATCAGATATCCTAAATTCGACAATATGGCATTAATTGCAATATCCGCAGTATTGATAATATTGCTGATTTTACCAATCAACCTGATATTATTCAATATAAACATTCCAGCACTAATATTACTGTTATTCTGTCTTTACTACCTTCTAATTAATTTAATTAAACATTAA
- a CDS encoding DUF515 domain-containing protein — translation MNTDRPRDPLYPKGFEETRELKKQMTNELQKPTKKEEHDELTPLKKLNHKIGVYLSPKSIDISDDEKKRKIGVIITTIIVMTLIISAYYFIIYEPSQEQLSLAKTTKLNELHDLYSGGIATSENAFILENKINDAKTPEEVEATNIIAPATKDWREFHKKSINLNQDKYNRTMAVYENESKNVIMPIAKAMEVVNANDATILSQMKFEEPNTVSVPILVSRLQAGAGLVSVGSIVDIYTNHNSTYGNETNSTSPEISGCTVLSIMRYEENGEIDSEYSKSKMRVEGNMTNPHENTKSFSSDVLELIKASIVNGYDEDKTFKMLEDYGVKLSNYERQINLGDLDAQYMLLVETPQDKVNYLLENMDNIVLTIPTSEAPDWMVSEISETYQN, via the coding sequence ATGAATACCGACAGACCGCGTGATCCACTTTATCCGAAGGGTTTTGAAGAGACACGGGAACTGAAAAAACAGATGACCAATGAACTTCAAAAGCCAACCAAAAAAGAAGAACACGATGAATTGACACCATTGAAAAAATTAAACCACAAAATTGGTGTTTATTTATCCCCAAAATCAATTGACATAAGTGATGATGAGAAAAAAAGAAAAATAGGTGTTATAATAACGACAATAATCGTGATGACACTGATAATTTCAGCATACTATTTCATAATTTACGAACCCTCACAGGAACAGCTGTCACTTGCAAAAACAACAAAGCTAAACGAGCTTCATGACCTGTACTCAGGAGGAATTGCAACATCAGAAAATGCTTTCATATTGGAAAACAAAATCAATGATGCCAAAACTCCTGAAGAAGTCGAAGCGACAAATATCATTGCACCAGCAACCAAGGACTGGAGAGAATTTCATAAAAAGTCCATCAACCTGAACCAGGACAAATACAACAGGACAATGGCAGTTTATGAAAATGAGAGCAAAAACGTGATAATGCCAATTGCTAAAGCCATGGAAGTTGTCAATGCAAATGATGCAACAATCCTATCACAGATGAAGTTTGAAGAGCCAAATACGGTTTCAGTACCAATACTGGTTTCAAGACTTCAGGCGGGAGCCGGACTTGTGAGTGTAGGAAGCATTGTCGACATCTACACCAACCATAACTCAACATATGGAAATGAGACAAATTCAACATCCCCCGAAATAAGCGGATGCACAGTCCTATCCATCATGAGATATGAGGAAAACGGTGAAATCGATTCCGAATATTCCAAATCCAAAATGAGAGTTGAAGGAAACATGACCAATCCTCATGAAAACACAAAAAGCTTTTCATCAGATGTCCTGGAATTGATAAAGGCATCGATCGTCAATGGATATGATGAGGACAAGACATTTAAAATGCTTGAAGACTATGGAGTAAAACTGTCAAACTATGAAAGGCAGATAAATCTGGGAGATTTGGATGCACAGTATATGCTTTTGGTTGAAACGCCGCAGGACAAGGTCAATTATCTTCTGGAAAACATGGACAATATCGTATTGACCATTCCAACTTCTGAAGCACCTGACTGGATGGTGAGTGAAATCAGTGAAACATACCAAAATTAA